The Sinomicrobium kalidii genome contains a region encoding:
- the cas2 gene encoding CRISPR-associated endonuclease Cas2 has product MENDRYSRLNQYRSMWVLVLFDLPTETKRDRQVATRFRKSLLDDGFSMFQLSIYMRFCPSRENAEVHTKRVKNALPKHGKVCIMQITDKQFGMIELFHGHKEMEPEKPSQQLELF; this is encoded by the coding sequence ATGGAAAACGATCGTTATTCCCGACTAAACCAATACCGGAGTATGTGGGTACTTGTACTTTTTGATCTTCCGACCGAAACCAAACGCGACAGACAGGTAGCCACCAGGTTCCGAAAAAGCCTGCTGGATGACGGTTTTTCCATGTTCCAGCTTTCCATTTACATGCGTTTTTGCCCCAGCCGCGAAAATGCCGAAGTACATACCAAACGGGTAAAGAATGCGCTTCCAAAACACGGTAAGGTCTGTATCATGCAGATCACGGACAAGCAATTCGGGATGATAGAACTCTTTCACGGGCATAAGGAAATGGAACCGGAAAAACCGAGCCAGCAACTCGAACTGTTCTGA
- the cas1 gene encoding type II CRISPR-associated endonuclease Cas1, with protein sequence MIKRTLFFGNPAYLSTKNEQLVVNFPEAEKEEKTIPVEDLGYVVLENPQITVTTGLLMKLVQNKTAVITCDKQHLPCSFLQPLVGHSEQTERIRYQLNASLPLKKNLWQQTVTAKIGNQAAHLTGYGHNAKKLKRWATEVRSGDAENHEAIAAAYYFQRLFNDIKGFSRNQKGIPPNNLLNYGYAILRAIAARALVSSGMLPSVGIFHSNKYNAFCLADDIMEPYRVYVDGLVREITDSGDYTELTKDKKTLLLTIPAMDVIIEEKKSPLMVAMSRTTNSLYECFMGISRRLLYPRYEHDTLNSA encoded by the coding sequence ATGATAAAAAGAACCCTGTTTTTTGGGAATCCGGCCTATCTGAGCACCAAAAACGAACAGTTGGTCGTAAATTTCCCCGAAGCGGAAAAGGAAGAGAAAACCATCCCAGTTGAAGATTTGGGCTATGTCGTATTGGAAAATCCACAGATCACGGTTACTACCGGTTTGCTTATGAAATTGGTACAAAATAAAACTGCAGTGATCACCTGTGACAAACAGCACCTGCCGTGTTCCTTTTTACAGCCATTGGTAGGCCATAGCGAACAAACGGAACGTATCCGTTACCAGCTGAATGCCAGCCTGCCGTTAAAGAAAAACCTCTGGCAACAGACCGTAACGGCAAAGATCGGTAACCAGGCGGCCCATCTGACGGGTTACGGACATAATGCTAAAAAACTGAAGCGCTGGGCCACTGAAGTAAGAAGCGGGGATGCCGAAAACCACGAAGCCATTGCAGCAGCCTATTATTTTCAGCGGCTTTTTAACGATATTAAAGGGTTTAGCCGTAATCAGAAAGGTATACCGCCCAATAACCTGCTCAATTACGGCTATGCTATTTTAAGGGCTATAGCTGCCAGGGCATTGGTAAGTAGCGGTATGCTGCCTTCCGTTGGTATTTTCCACAGCAATAAATACAATGCTTTCTGCCTGGCCGATGATATCATGGAGCCCTATCGCGTATACGTGGACGGCCTGGTACGCGAGATAACCGACAGTGGTGATTATACGGAACTAACGAAAGACAAAAAAACATTATTGCTCACCATTCCGGCCATGGATGTAATCATAGAAGAGAAGAAAAGCCCCCTGATGGTGGCCATGAGCCGTACCACCAATTCCCTTTACGAATGTTTTATGGGCATAAGCCGCAGATTGTTGTATCCCCGATACGAACATGATACATTAAACTCTGCATAG
- the cas9 gene encoding type II CRISPR RNA-guided endonuclease Cas9 (Cas9, originally named Csn1, is the large, multifunctional signature protein of type II CRISPR/Cas systems. It is well known even to general audiences because its RNA-guided endonuclease activity has made it a popular tool for custom editing of eukaryotic genomes.): MENKRKKVLGLDIGTNSIGGSLISIPKGFENYGNEGEIEWIGSRIIPTDGDYLQKFESGAQAETKAAFRRSKRGSRRLKHRYKLRRTRLLRVFKFLKWVPEDFQLDDSREYKDRIKYDDEFRRNHHISKVLNFSEKTILEFEKEFGIEGKKSKKGKSIVPEDWIVYFLRKKALTEQITIPELVRIIYMLNQRRGFKSSRKDLKTTNVLPYKEFIKRKDNEDYSDGIETQFVSITKIKAATFKEEKKDRKGNISNVYFIEAEDPRMETWEETRKKEPEWVGKEFTFLVTQKIDKNGKHTQNKPQMPKESDWGLCTTALSEKIQEKNQHPGEYFYEQIKEAYLAKRNYKARQFPVYRWRYEKELEAIWNKQCELNSELAELNSDKATLTKLAEILYPTQAKNCMPKLAEFQNNDLLHIISNDIIYYQRELKSQKNSISECRYEKRKGIDGETYGLKCIPRSSPLFQEFRIWQDIHNIRFFKREYRVDGKTKIDKEFTSSYIDDTVKEKLFDLFNSKASISEKDILNLIKENKPENDIVISGKKDGEHSHRINLFANRDALKGNEILTRYRSVFKKAECDDESILEDKEKLMKLWHIDYSISSSDEKKSEKGIMSALGWKKGNEDGENSQWIKTEKWNVFKVQERVALAISKLPELKKEYGSYSACAIKKLLSVMRCGKYWTPIEELVAETENQLKNTTKKKIKKEIEEYLKCLKSINPRATQIKERLNSINNNIKHLNEVADDDVQKQVLKSFINKSDLTKGLSTYQAGYLIYDKHSEKDKIKINDIEEFAKYIQKEIPNNSLRNPIVEQVVRETMFLVRDVWKQYGEIDEIHIELGRNLKNNADRRKQISENNKNNFSEKQRIKKMLYELMNDGFEQYVDTEIKEKATFEVKPNPESPVDINKFRIWRSLSNKSESEWIKKVKEEKIPTNQEIKKYALWLSQNSRSPYTGKIIPLSKLFNKTQYEIEHVIPRAKMKNDSFNNLVISEAAINPEPYKGSMLARNFIARFGGKDGKEYEINGKKYFILGENEYESNCKETFKHQKAKLKNLLATEVPDDFVERQLNDTRYIGRKLSELLAPVAKSENGILFTGGAITSELKNNWGLNSVWKEIVKPRFKRLEEITGNTYIVKENDERGNPVYHFNVKENQSLNIKRIDHRHHALDALIVAATTREHIRYLNTLSAADTDEEIKKIKQSLVKGKIRDFKQPWKNFTKDVKDELEKLIVSFKTNNKIISKPKNRTAYYKMVNDKLKKEFKEQKSNKKWMAVRKSMFKEPLGVVWLKEVKEVGVLDAFKIHIKKKLVNSDKEKRKTASYIYDKQARQIIDNIVSKSNFAIDEQEELLKEMKNFLKRNSVKVTTDKINKNGKVQYKIVYKLNGIGYEKIKVAHFVSYKTKRMALTKKEYAEKLTVEKMKNDFPYFTFINKEYFDSLPNEKQNIIKKAGLEISEMKYQSAFNKLFLEHILEYDNNAKEAFNTEGIEKLNKKAIENPKIGKEIRSVTRLDGTVDIEDMFNGGFYETDKGSNVYFVMYENQQTKKRSDFRSIATHKAIEKVVNGKPVAEGKEGFDKIILSPGDLVYMPTNEEREKIESGIEVEKAIDWNNRKHISSSIYKMTDTTQGKCLFVPHRVSSSIIDNEELGSGNKSARAWDGKVEYVVNSKGKLTREDSGTMIKETCVKLKVDRLGNISKVKT, from the coding sequence ATGGAAAACAAAAGAAAAAAGGTTTTAGGCTTAGATATTGGTACAAATTCAATTGGAGGAAGTTTAATAAGTATCCCAAAAGGATTTGAAAATTATGGAAATGAAGGTGAAATTGAATGGATTGGAAGTAGGATTATCCCAACAGATGGAGACTATTTACAAAAGTTTGAAAGCGGTGCACAAGCTGAGACTAAAGCTGCTTTCAGACGCAGTAAGCGTGGATCTCGCAGATTAAAACATAGATATAAACTTCGTAGAACACGGTTATTAAGAGTTTTTAAATTTTTGAAATGGGTGCCGGAAGACTTTCAGCTTGATGACAGTAGAGAATATAAAGATAGAATAAAATATGATGATGAATTTAGGCGCAACCATCATATTAGTAAAGTGCTGAATTTTTCAGAAAAAACAATATTAGAATTTGAAAAAGAATTTGGTATTGAGGGAAAGAAAAGCAAAAAGGGTAAAAGCATTGTTCCCGAAGACTGGATTGTTTATTTTTTGAGAAAGAAAGCGCTGACTGAACAAATCACAATTCCGGAATTGGTGCGCATTATATATATGCTCAATCAGCGTAGAGGTTTTAAGAGCAGCCGAAAAGATTTAAAAACAACTAATGTTTTACCCTATAAAGAATTTATAAAAAGAAAAGACAATGAGGATTATTCTGATGGCATAGAAACGCAGTTTGTTTCAATTACCAAGATAAAAGCGGCAACTTTTAAAGAAGAAAAGAAAGATAGGAAAGGAAATATCTCAAATGTTTATTTCATAGAAGCAGAAGACCCAAGAATGGAAACTTGGGAAGAAACTAGGAAAAAAGAACCGGAATGGGTTGGTAAAGAATTTACATTTTTAGTTACCCAAAAGATTGACAAAAATGGAAAGCACACTCAAAACAAACCGCAAATGCCCAAAGAAAGTGATTGGGGATTATGTACAACGGCTTTAAGTGAAAAAATACAAGAAAAAAATCAACATCCGGGTGAATATTTTTATGAACAAATAAAAGAAGCATATTTAGCAAAACGAAATTACAAAGCCCGCCAATTCCCAGTTTACAGGTGGCGTTATGAGAAAGAATTGGAAGCTATTTGGAATAAGCAATGTGAGCTAAACTCTGAACTGGCAGAACTTAATTCGGACAAAGCAACCTTAACCAAATTGGCCGAAATCCTTTATCCTACCCAGGCTAAAAATTGCATGCCAAAACTCGCTGAATTTCAAAACAATGATTTGCTACACATTATCAGTAACGATATTATTTACTACCAACGTGAATTAAAATCACAGAAAAACTCGATAAGCGAATGTCGTTATGAAAAACGCAAAGGAATTGATGGTGAAACCTACGGATTAAAATGTATTCCCCGTTCTTCGCCTTTATTCCAGGAGTTCAGGATATGGCAAGATATACACAATATTAGGTTCTTCAAAAGAGAATACAGAGTTGACGGGAAAACCAAGATAGATAAAGAATTTACTTCATCATACATAGATGATACGGTTAAGGAAAAGCTATTTGATTTATTTAATTCCAAAGCTTCAATTTCAGAAAAAGATATACTAAATCTGATTAAAGAAAATAAGCCTGAAAATGACATTGTAATCTCGGGCAAAAAAGATGGAGAGCACTCGCATAGAATAAACCTTTTTGCCAATCGTGATGCTTTAAAAGGTAACGAAATATTAACTCGTTACCGTTCCGTTTTCAAGAAAGCGGAATGTGATGATGAAAGTATTTTAGAAGACAAAGAAAAGCTGATGAAACTATGGCATATTGATTATTCCATTAGTTCTTCAGATGAAAAGAAATCTGAGAAAGGAATAATGAGTGCATTAGGTTGGAAAAAAGGAAATGAAGATGGTGAAAATAGCCAATGGATTAAAACTGAAAAATGGAACGTATTCAAGGTGCAGGAAAGAGTTGCTTTAGCCATTTCCAAACTTCCTGAACTAAAAAAAGAATATGGCTCTTATTCTGCTTGTGCCATTAAAAAACTATTGTCTGTAATGCGTTGTGGAAAATATTGGACTCCGATTGAAGAACTCGTTGCTGAAACGGAAAACCAATTAAAGAATACTACTAAAAAGAAAATCAAAAAAGAAATTGAAGAGTATTTGAAATGCTTGAAAAGTATCAATCCTAGGGCAACACAAATTAAAGAACGTTTGAACAGTATTAACAACAACATTAAGCACCTGAATGAAGTAGCAGATGATGACGTTCAAAAGCAAGTGCTGAAAAGTTTTATTAACAAAAGTGATTTAACGAAAGGATTGAGTACTTACCAAGCAGGCTATTTGATTTATGACAAACATTCTGAAAAAGATAAAATCAAAATTAACGATATTGAAGAATTTGCCAAATACATTCAAAAGGAGATACCAAATAACAGTTTACGAAACCCAATTGTAGAACAAGTGGTAAGGGAAACAATGTTCTTGGTACGTGATGTTTGGAAACAATATGGCGAAATAGACGAAATACATATAGAATTAGGTCGAAACCTAAAAAATAATGCTGATAGAAGAAAACAAATTTCAGAAAATAATAAAAATAATTTTAGTGAAAAACAACGAATCAAAAAAATGCTTTATGAACTGATGAATGATGGTTTTGAGCAATATGTTGATACGGAAATAAAAGAAAAAGCAACATTTGAAGTAAAGCCAAATCCCGAAAGCCCTGTCGATATTAACAAATTTAGAATTTGGAGAAGTTTATCCAATAAATCTGAATCAGAGTGGATAAAAAAAGTAAAAGAAGAGAAAATACCCACCAACCAAGAAATAAAAAAATATGCTCTTTGGTTAAGCCAAAACAGCCGTTCGCCTTATACAGGGAAAATAATTCCGTTAAGTAAATTATTTAACAAAACGCAGTATGAAATTGAACACGTTATACCACGTGCAAAAATGAAGAATGACAGTTTTAACAACTTGGTTATTTCAGAAGCAGCAATAAATCCTGAACCATATAAAGGTAGTATGCTTGCGAGAAATTTTATTGCTCGATTTGGAGGAAAGGACGGTAAAGAATATGAAATAAATGGGAAAAAGTATTTCATCTTAGGCGAAAATGAATACGAATCCAATTGCAAGGAAACCTTTAAACACCAAAAAGCAAAACTCAAAAACCTATTGGCTACAGAAGTTCCTGACGATTTTGTAGAGCGACAATTAAACGATACGCGATATATAGGACGAAAACTATCTGAATTGCTTGCTCCTGTTGCCAAAAGTGAAAACGGAATTTTATTTACAGGTGGAGCAATAACGTCTGAACTCAAAAACAACTGGGGATTAAATAGTGTTTGGAAAGAAATTGTCAAACCACGTTTTAAGCGTTTAGAAGAAATTACTGGTAATACATATATTGTTAAAGAAAATGATGAACGCGGCAATCCTGTTTATCATTTTAATGTAAAAGAAAATCAAAGTTTAAACATCAAGCGTATAGACCACCGTCATCACGCTTTAGATGCCTTGATTGTTGCGGCAACCACACGAGAACATATACGCTACTTGAACACGCTCAGTGCTGCTGATACTGATGAAGAAATTAAAAAAATTAAACAATCATTAGTAAAAGGCAAAATTAGGGACTTTAAACAACCTTGGAAAAACTTCACGAAAGATGTCAAAGACGAATTGGAAAAACTGATAGTAAGCTTTAAGACCAATAACAAAATTATTTCCAAGCCTAAAAACAGAACGGCTTACTATAAAATGGTAAACGATAAGCTCAAGAAAGAATTCAAAGAGCAAAAATCAAACAAAAAATGGATGGCTGTTCGGAAATCTATGTTTAAGGAGCCTTTGGGTGTGGTATGGTTGAAAGAAGTAAAAGAAGTTGGTGTTTTAGATGCTTTCAAAATACATATTAAAAAGAAACTTGTCAATTCTGATAAAGAAAAAAGAAAGACAGCTTCTTATATATATGATAAACAAGCACGACAGATTATTGATAATATTGTAAGTAAGTCAAATTTTGCAATAGATGAGCAAGAAGAACTATTAAAAGAGATGAAAAACTTTTTGAAAAGGAACAGTGTAAAAGTTACTACTGATAAAATCAATAAAAATGGGAAAGTTCAATACAAAATCGTTTATAAACTTAATGGGATAGGATATGAAAAAATTAAAGTAGCACATTTTGTTTCATACAAAACTAAGCGAATGGCTTTAACTAAAAAGGAGTATGCAGAGAAATTGACTGTAGAAAAAATGAAAAATGATTTTCCCTACTTTACTTTTATAAATAAAGAATACTTTGATTCTTTGCCTAATGAAAAACAGAACATCATAAAAAAGGCAGGTCTTGAAATCTCTGAAATGAAGTATCAAAGTGCTTTTAACAAACTATTTCTTGAACACATTCTTGAATACGACAATAATGCAAAAGAAGCATTTAATACAGAGGGTATTGAAAAGCTAAACAAAAAAGCAATTGAAAATCCTAAGATTGGAAAGGAAATTAGGTCTGTTACTCGTTTAGACGGAACTGTTGACATTGAAGATATGTTTAATGGAGGATTTTATGAAACTGACAAAGGCAGCAACGTTTATTTTGTAATGTACGAAAATCAACAAACCAAAAAACGTTCCGATTTTAGGTCAATTGCTACTCACAAGGCCATTGAAAAAGTAGTAAATGGTAAACCTGTTGCTGAAGGTAAAGAAGGATTTGATAAGATTATTTTATCTCCGGGCGATTTGGTTTATATGCCTACAAATGAGGAAAGGGAAAAAATTGAATCTGGAATAGAAGTTGAAAAAGCGATTGATTGGAATAATCGGAAACACATTTCGAGTAGTATCTATAAAATGACAGATACTACACAGGGAAAATGTTTGTTCGTACCCCATAGGGTTTCTTCATCCATTATTGATAATGAAGAATTGGGTTCAGGGAATAAATCAGCAAGAGCTTGGGATGGAAAAGTAGAATACGTAGTAAATTCAAAAGGAAAATTGACAAGAGAAGACTCAGGTACAATGATTAAAGAAACCTGCGTCAAACTCAAAGTAGATAGATTAGGGAATATTTCAAAAGTAAAGACATAA
- a CDS encoding glycoside hydrolase family 97 protein: MQLPIKTLFPKIFILLLSVISLSCSRTPSSAVFTSPDGNISVRFGLSKNNTPFYLLHHRDSVVLDSSRLGILREDGNFYTGLSLLSVTDEGLVKDRYHLLHGKQKDISYEAHHYIAHLQNKDGQPMDIEFQVSDDGVAFRYVFTTTDEEPGTLKNIREEMTSYNFPGDTRAWLQPMAKAKTGWQQTNPSYEENYLADVPVGTPSPIGEGWVYPALFKTGNSWSLVSETGLGRNYCGTRLRYHEKEKAYRVTFPQKEEVFPDGRLTPQSVLPWHSPWRIITIGSLQTIAESTLGTDLAEPAIAMDTSFVKPGAASWSWAILKDASITYDVQKEFIDYASEMDWPYCLVDVNWDTTIGYEKIAELADYAKQKGVKLLMWYNSAGSWNTTPYHPRNKLLTAASRREEFQKLRDMGIAGIKVDFFGGDGQSMIAYYHDIFEDAARYRLLVNCHGTTLPRGWQRTYPHLLTMESVKGFEFISFEQENADRAPEHCSILPFTRNVFDPMDFTPMCLTEIPNIDRKTTSGFELALPVLFLSGIQHIAETPEGMSKVPDYVVSYLKNLPADWDTSRFIDGYPGKYAVFARKKGGNWYVCGINSEDEEKELVVDLSFIQNNEGYMITDGDTPGSFTKTGVSPAEKVSISVKPHGGFVMKF; the protein is encoded by the coding sequence ATGCAACTACCGATCAAAACACTGTTTCCCAAAATTTTTATCCTCCTGTTATCCGTTATAAGCCTGAGTTGTTCCCGGACTCCATCCTCCGCTGTGTTCACCAGCCCGGACGGAAATATCAGCGTACGGTTCGGCCTGTCAAAAAACAATACGCCTTTTTACCTGCTACATCACAGGGACTCCGTTGTCCTGGACAGTTCCCGCCTCGGGATCTTGCGGGAAGACGGAAATTTTTATACCGGCCTGTCCCTGCTTTCGGTAACAGATGAAGGGCTTGTAAAGGACCGTTACCACCTGTTGCACGGCAAACAAAAAGACATTTCTTACGAAGCACATCATTATATAGCCCATCTGCAAAATAAGGACGGGCAGCCTATGGACATTGAATTTCAGGTCTCTGACGACGGGGTCGCATTTCGATATGTATTTACTACTACGGACGAAGAGCCCGGTACCCTTAAAAATATCCGGGAAGAAATGACCTCCTATAACTTCCCCGGCGATACCCGGGCCTGGCTACAACCCATGGCCAAAGCCAAAACAGGATGGCAACAGACCAACCCGTCTTACGAAGAGAATTACCTTGCCGATGTTCCCGTAGGGACGCCCTCCCCCATTGGCGAAGGCTGGGTTTATCCCGCCCTTTTCAAAACAGGAAATTCCTGGTCGCTGGTCAGTGAAACCGGTCTCGGACGTAATTACTGCGGCACCCGGCTGCGTTATCACGAAAAAGAAAAAGCCTACCGGGTTACTTTTCCGCAAAAGGAAGAGGTTTTTCCGGATGGAAGGCTGACACCGCAATCGGTATTACCGTGGCACTCGCCCTGGCGTATTATTACCATCGGCAGCCTGCAAACCATTGCCGAGTCCACCCTGGGGACCGACCTTGCCGAACCGGCCATTGCCATGGATACCTCTTTTGTTAAGCCGGGAGCCGCCTCGTGGAGCTGGGCCATACTGAAAGACGCCTCCATCACCTATGATGTTCAGAAGGAATTTATAGATTATGCTTCTGAAATGGACTGGCCTTATTGCCTGGTGGACGTGAACTGGGACACGACCATAGGCTACGAAAAAATTGCCGAACTGGCCGATTATGCCAAACAGAAAGGTGTAAAGCTCCTGATGTGGTACAATTCCGCAGGCAGCTGGAATACCACGCCCTATCATCCCCGGAACAAGCTGCTTACCGCAGCAAGCAGGCGGGAAGAGTTCCAAAAGCTCCGCGATATGGGGATCGCAGGGATAAAAGTGGATTTTTTCGGGGGGGACGGACAATCCATGATCGCCTATTATCACGATATTTTCGAAGATGCCGCCCGGTACCGGTTACTGGTGAACTGTCACGGTACCACCCTGCCGAGGGGCTGGCAGCGTACCTATCCGCACCTGCTGACCATGGAATCCGTAAAGGGATTTGAGTTCATTTCCTTCGAACAGGAAAATGCCGACCGCGCCCCGGAACACTGTTCCATACTGCCCTTTACCCGGAATGTTTTCGACCCGATGGATTTTACGCCCATGTGCCTCACCGAAATCCCCAACATAGACCGGAAAACCACGAGCGGGTTTGAACTGGCACTTCCCGTACTGTTCCTCTCGGGAATACAACACATCGCAGAGACCCCGGAAGGCATGTCGAAGGTTCCCGATTATGTGGTCAGCTATCTTAAAAACCTTCCCGCCGACTGGGATACTTCCCGCTTTATTGACGGTTACCCCGGGAAATACGCCGTTTTTGCCCGGAAAAAAGGGGGCAACTGGTATGTTTGCGGTATTAACAGTGAAGATGAAGAAAAAGAACTGGTTGTTGACCTCTCCTTCATTCAGAATAACGAAGGGTATATGATTACAGACGGCGATACTCCCGGAAGCTTTACAAAGACCGGTGTCAGTCCGGCAGAAAAGGTTTCAATCTCCGTGAAACCGCATGGCGGGTTCGTGATGAAATTCTGA
- a CDS encoding IS110 family transposase — protein sequence MKNQVIGIDISKATLDYCVLNEENVQVKARGVLDNQQQAIEKWLSDFDTTNTVFALEHTGHYGTTLLNNLSKKGYIFYLINPLELKKSLGIQRGKSDAKDAYRIAEYTITNKHKLSPYQLPGKHLSKLKALVRARERYVKMSVQVQNSLKANEILHRSIDVSMLIREEKKQYKSLQRSIESIENEMRKLIEADQDLKNSYKKVTAVIGVGPVIAIKCIAETDNFVKFDNPRKFSCYCGLAPFPYQSGSSVRGKTKTHFLRDKSLKAILTKGAITAIQHDPQLKAYYNRKVKDGKHHMSVINAVANKLVLRIFAVAKREQPFVKLVA from the coding sequence ATGAAAAATCAAGTAATCGGCATTGACATTTCGAAAGCCACTTTGGATTATTGTGTCCTAAACGAAGAAAACGTTCAAGTAAAAGCCAGAGGCGTCCTTGACAATCAACAACAGGCTATTGAGAAGTGGCTCAGTGATTTTGATACGACCAATACAGTATTTGCTTTAGAACACACAGGTCATTACGGTACAACTTTGCTCAATAACCTTAGCAAAAAAGGCTATATCTTTTACCTTATCAACCCTTTGGAACTTAAAAAGTCACTGGGTATACAAAGAGGCAAAAGTGATGCAAAGGATGCCTATCGGATTGCCGAATACACCATTACAAACAAGCACAAATTGAGCCCCTACCAACTCCCGGGGAAACACCTTAGCAAGCTCAAAGCACTTGTCAGGGCAAGAGAGCGTTACGTAAAGATGTCCGTACAGGTGCAAAACAGCTTAAAAGCCAATGAGATATTGCACCGGTCGATCGATGTGAGCATGTTAATCAGAGAAGAAAAGAAACAGTACAAATCCCTTCAAAGAAGTATTGAATCCATTGAAAATGAAATGCGAAAGCTCATTGAGGCCGACCAAGACTTGAAAAACAGCTACAAGAAAGTCACCGCGGTTATCGGAGTAGGTCCGGTTATTGCTATAAAGTGTATCGCTGAAACGGATAATTTTGTCAAGTTTGATAACCCAAGGAAATTCAGCTGTTACTGTGGTTTGGCTCCTTTTCCGTATCAGTCAGGAAGCAGTGTGAGGGGGAAAACAAAAACTCATTTTTTAAGAGACAAGTCATTGAAAGCTATTTTAACAAAGGGAGCTATTACAGCCATACAGCACGATCCCCAGCTCAAGGCATATTACAATCGAAAAGTAAAAGACGGCAAACATCATATGAGCGTCATCAATGCCGTGGCCAACAAATTGGTGTTAAGGATTTTTGCAGTGGCCAAAAGAGAACAACCCTTTGTTAAATTAGTGGCTTAA
- a CDS encoding arabinan endo-1,5-alpha-L-arabinosidase, whose product MKCKHYLFFLFVLYLVLPGCAQDIRVHDPVAIREGDRYYLFCRGHGISVFSSPDLKNWNREKPVFETAPSWTKEVVPGFKNHIWAPDISFHNGKYYLYYSVSAFGKNTSAIGVATNVTLNPDDEDFEWKDHGIVVQSVPGRDMWNAIDPNLVLDETGTPWLAFGSFWGGMKLVKLAKDLVSIAGPEEWHTIAKRERDPFTADADPGNAAIEAPFVFRKNGWYYLFVSFDFCCQGENSTYKVVAGRSEKVSGPYLDKTGKPMTKGGGSLVIEGNDRWAGAGHNSIYTFDGKDFLIFHAYDNDDGGKPKLKIMEVRWKDGWPEVDKDKL is encoded by the coding sequence ATGAAATGTAAGCATTATTTATTTTTCCTGTTTGTACTGTACCTTGTTTTACCCGGTTGTGCACAGGACATCCGCGTTCACGATCCGGTGGCGATCAGGGAAGGGGACAGGTATTATCTCTTTTGTAGGGGCCATGGGATATCCGTATTTTCTTCACCCGACCTGAAGAACTGGAACCGGGAAAAACCTGTTTTTGAGACTGCCCCGTCCTGGACGAAGGAAGTGGTGCCCGGCTTTAAAAACCATATCTGGGCACCCGATATTTCCTTTCACAACGGGAAATACTACCTGTATTATTCCGTTTCCGCTTTCGGTAAAAACACCAGTGCCATAGGTGTGGCTACCAATGTGACCCTGAACCCGGATGATGAGGACTTTGAATGGAAAGATCACGGTATAGTGGTGCAATCCGTTCCCGGCCGGGACATGTGGAATGCCATAGACCCGAACCTGGTGCTTGATGAAACCGGTACGCCGTGGCTTGCCTTCGGTTCGTTCTGGGGAGGGATGAAACTCGTAAAGTTGGCAAAAGACCTTGTTTCCATAGCCGGGCCGGAAGAATGGCACACCATAGCGAAAAGGGAACGCGACCCCTTTACGGCAGATGCCGATCCCGGTAATGCGGCCATAGAAGCACCTTTTGTTTTCAGGAAGAACGGCTGGTACTATCTGTTCGTTTCGTTTGATTTTTGCTGCCAGGGGGAAAACAGTACCTATAAAGTTGTGGCAGGAAGGTCTGAAAAGGTCTCGGGCCCATATCTCGACAAAACCGGAAAACCCATGACGAAAGGCGGGGGTTCTCTGGTGATCGAAGGTAACGACCGCTGGGCGGGAGCCGGCCACAACAGTATTTATACCTTTGACGGAAAGGATTTTCTTATTTTTCATGCCTATGACAATGATGACGGAGGTAAGCCCAAACTAAAGATCATGGAGGTACGCTGGAAAGACGGCTGGCCGGAAGTGGATAAGGACAAGTTGTAA